Proteins found in one Bremerella volcania genomic segment:
- a CDS encoding pilus assembly protein TadG-related protein, with protein sequence MASKSIPQTTQRHNRRGVFIVLAAFVMIVLFAFLSLGIDSGLIAMEQTRLQNAVDAAALAASQEITSAVQSASEGGDPNSISLEHARAMAADVADRNGVYVDADNDVVFGKRTYNEGTGKWDITWNEGPYNVVKVTARRDQEDMSARDSKVPLAFGWAVGTPTIDLRAEAIAFVEARDMVVVLDFSGSMNDDSRYTSISRLGQSNIEANMVDIFNAMNPNVGSLSFEQEYLTIVGDPPTSSAAPQNKVTFKDREVYVESTKNISRVRLYFSNGKSQYFYPNSKTGTFSGTGSNNNRQIDRVYVRAGNATGNGEEFRDTNSAVKQAFGLDNINYPYSRGSWDEFINYCRDNVPSDSGNRQKYGKLNFVDYILTNRYHNYETEDLWKAPHYPFHAVKNGFSLFLDFLQDLDFGDEVGIVSYDESSRVEHTLNDGDAYASLNGNLISDDYDSLDTIQRHKQAGHYGSFTAMGFGVDEADELLQAHARHGARPTIVLMTDGNANRYKSGWSLPYDWDWDDYTDYDGDGNADYSTNDRSKQYAIWEAVQAHKRGVTIHTMSVGASADRDVMTAIANACGGIHISVPGGSTIAELESQMLSAFQQIAAKVPPPQLVYDLSQAED encoded by the coding sequence ATGGCCAGCAAAAGCATTCCCCAGACAACTCAGCGGCACAACAGACGCGGCGTGTTCATCGTGCTTGCGGCTTTCGTGATGATCGTGCTGTTCGCTTTCCTCTCGCTCGGCATCGACTCCGGTCTGATTGCGATGGAGCAGACACGTCTGCAAAACGCGGTCGATGCGGCGGCCTTAGCGGCCTCGCAAGAGATCACGTCGGCCGTCCAAAGTGCAAGCGAAGGGGGCGATCCCAACTCGATCTCGCTGGAACATGCCCGTGCCATGGCCGCCGATGTTGCTGACCGCAACGGGGTTTACGTCGACGCGGATAATGACGTTGTCTTTGGCAAGCGAACCTACAACGAAGGAACCGGCAAGTGGGATATCACCTGGAATGAAGGCCCTTACAACGTGGTCAAAGTTACCGCTCGCCGCGACCAGGAAGATATGAGCGCACGCGACAGCAAGGTGCCGTTGGCATTCGGCTGGGCAGTGGGAACTCCGACGATTGACCTGCGTGCGGAGGCTATCGCGTTCGTTGAAGCTCGCGACATGGTCGTGGTGCTCGACTTCTCTGGTTCGATGAACGACGACAGCCGCTACACTTCGATCAGTCGCTTGGGACAAAGCAACATCGAAGCGAACATGGTCGACATTTTCAATGCGATGAACCCTAACGTCGGCAGCCTGTCGTTTGAACAGGAATATCTGACGATCGTCGGCGATCCACCGACCAGTTCGGCAGCCCCACAAAACAAGGTGACCTTCAAAGATCGCGAAGTTTACGTCGAGTCGACCAAGAACATCTCGCGGGTTCGCCTGTACTTTAGCAACGGAAAATCACAATACTTCTATCCCAATAGCAAGACGGGAACGTTCTCGGGAACAGGCTCGAACAACAATCGCCAAATCGACCGGGTCTACGTGCGGGCGGGCAACGCTACCGGCAACGGGGAAGAATTCCGCGACACCAACAGCGCCGTGAAGCAGGCGTTTGGCTTGGACAACATCAACTACCCTTACAGTCGCGGAAGTTGGGACGAGTTCATCAACTACTGCCGAGACAACGTCCCGAGCGATAGCGGTAATCGCCAGAAGTATGGCAAACTGAACTTCGTCGATTACATCCTGACCAATCGCTATCACAACTATGAAACGGAAGACCTTTGGAAGGCACCACACTATCCGTTCCACGCGGTGAAAAACGGGTTTTCTCTGTTCCTCGACTTCCTGCAAGATCTCGACTTCGGTGACGAAGTGGGGATCGTTTCCTACGATGAGTCCTCTCGCGTCGAGCATACGCTCAACGATGGCGACGCGTATGCCAGCTTGAATGGCAACCTGATCTCGGACGACTACGATTCGCTCGATACGATTCAACGCCACAAGCAGGCCGGTCACTATGGCAGTTTCACGGCGATGGGCTTTGGCGTGGATGAAGCGGATGAGTTGCTTCAAGCTCACGCACGACATGGTGCTCGTCCGACGATCGTGCTGATGACCGACGGTAACGCCAACCGCTACAAGAGTGGCTGGAGCTTGCCTTACGACTGGGACTGGGATGACTACACCGACTACGATGGCGACGGCAACGCCGACTACTCCACCAACGACCGCTCGAAACAATATGCCATCTGGGAAGCCGTCCAAGCCCACAAGCGTGGCGTGACGATCCACACCATGAGTGTGGGTGCCAGTGCGGACCGTGACGTGATGACGGCTATTGCCAATGCGTGTGGCGGCATTCACATCAGCGTTCCTGGCGGCTCGACGATTGCCGAATTGGAATCTCAAATGCTCTCCGCATTTCAGCAAATCGCCGCCAAGGTTCCGCCACCGCAACTGGTTTACGACCTGAGTCAGGCCGAAGATTAA
- a CDS encoding HEAT repeat domain-containing protein gives MEVSHAVQALGGTNTEERRKAAEACAKDPSIAMAAIVPLCRCCGDRDEQVSQWSQAALEELGPPEADELESLLELTTSAELTAYWAVTLVGRLQAKASPAAAHLANLIEKEDTPVEVRNRAIWAIGQIGAVDESIKTTLEKAAQSENARTARLASKALSNM, from the coding sequence ATGGAAGTATCGCACGCCGTCCAGGCTTTGGGGGGGACCAATACGGAAGAACGTCGGAAAGCCGCCGAAGCCTGTGCCAAGGATCCAAGTATCGCCATGGCCGCGATTGTTCCTCTTTGCCGCTGCTGCGGCGATAGGGATGAACAGGTCAGCCAGTGGAGCCAAGCGGCATTGGAAGAGTTGGGACCGCCAGAGGCCGATGAGCTTGAGTCACTGCTCGAGCTAACGACTTCAGCTGAACTGACCGCCTATTGGGCCGTGACACTTGTCGGGCGACTTCAAGCCAAAGCGTCTCCGGCAGCGGCGCACCTGGCAAATCTGATCGAGAAAGAAGACACCCCCGTCGAAGTCCGTAATCGCGCCATCTGGGCGATTGGCCAGATCGGAGCCGTGGATGAATCGATCAAGACAACGCTCGAAAAGGCCGCTCAAAGTGAAAATGCCCGTACGGCTCGTTTGGCCTCAAAGGCATTGAGCAACATGTAG
- a CDS encoding PP2C family protein-serine/threonine phosphatase yields MAFTFVLGLAALFQLVAVLMALRLNTIYRRRYAWLFISGAGVLMTLWIGAGIVDTIQSPPGDIIWEPTLWVQTLATLLTAILFFAGIATIEPLFKENEAARALLASENALLNREVQHSREEMMLAQRVQSNLLPRSAPHVPGLDIAFLSRPAEWTSGDYFDFVQPDDDTLIVTVADVCGHGLGPALLMTTSRSYFRGIARTRKQCQPIINTWNNAIAEDVEAGDFMTALVVRLDLREQQIEYLGAGQNGLLIQSDGSFEELERSGPPLGVIDNFEYPCPDPITLESGQILVLCTDGIHETEGQDGSQFGTHRIADLIATHRDLTAAQMVKRLDIEVRNFAVAAKAHDDLTAVIIKIA; encoded by the coding sequence ATGGCATTCACCTTCGTTCTGGGGCTCGCCGCCCTGTTCCAATTGGTCGCAGTCCTGATGGCACTGCGCCTGAACACCATCTACCGACGTCGGTACGCTTGGCTCTTCATTTCTGGGGCCGGTGTCTTGATGACTCTTTGGATTGGTGCTGGCATCGTCGATACGATTCAGTCCCCGCCCGGCGACATCATCTGGGAGCCGACGTTGTGGGTTCAAACGTTGGCAACGCTGCTAACGGCAATCCTTTTCTTTGCCGGCATTGCCACGATCGAGCCGCTGTTCAAGGAAAACGAAGCGGCCAGGGCTTTATTGGCAAGCGAGAATGCGCTGTTGAATCGTGAAGTACAACATAGCCGCGAAGAGATGATGCTGGCGCAGCGCGTTCAATCGAATCTACTCCCCAGGTCTGCACCCCATGTTCCGGGGCTTGATATCGCGTTTCTATCTCGACCGGCCGAGTGGACCAGCGGCGACTACTTCGATTTCGTGCAACCCGACGACGACACGCTGATCGTCACCGTGGCCGATGTGTGCGGGCATGGTCTCGGACCAGCCTTGCTGATGACGACTTCGCGTTCTTATTTCCGCGGTATCGCCAGAACACGCAAGCAATGCCAACCCATCATCAATACCTGGAACAATGCGATTGCTGAAGACGTCGAGGCCGGCGACTTTATGACGGCGCTGGTGGTTCGACTCGATCTAAGAGAGCAACAGATCGAATATCTGGGTGCCGGACAAAACGGTTTACTGATCCAATCCGACGGCTCCTTTGAAGAACTGGAACGAAGCGGCCCACCGCTGGGAGTCATCGACAATTTTGAGTATCCCTGTCCTGACCCGATAACGCTCGAATCGGGTCAAATCCTCGTTCTGTGCACCGATGGCATTCATGAAACCGAAGGACAAGACGGATCGCAATTCGGTACGCACCGCATTGCCGATCTGATTGCGACCCATCGTGATTTGACCGCGGCCCAAATGGTCAAGCGTCTGGACATTGAGGTTCGCAACTTCGCGGTTGCCGCCAAGGCCCATGACGACCTGACGGCGGTCATCATCAAGATCGCGTAA
- a CDS encoding endonuclease/exonuclease/phosphatase family protein, translating to MRALILSSLAFIVGLVAATGCNVEQVLEQLPDGVQTSATSTAQPGDSIRLASFNIQVFGQSKIDKPDVMKVLTQVVKSFDIVAVQELRSKEQDVIPRWLEMINADGSQWASLVGPRLGRTSSTEQYVFLYNTAKIEFIEKSDFTINDPHDLLHREPYVASFRTRVNPGVQPFSFTLINIHTDPDEVDEEMDALGEVYEVVRDANPNEDDVILLGDLNTDYTHLGMLGQVPGIFATVQGTPTNTRKSKSYDNIVFDHRRTTEFAGQAGVLDLMAAFKMTEDQALEISDHLPVWATFSSVEAGGGALASAPAGTTR from the coding sequence GTGCGCGCTCTCATTCTTTCTTCGCTCGCGTTTATTGTTGGTCTTGTTGCGGCTACCGGTTGCAATGTCGAGCAGGTTCTCGAGCAGTTGCCCGACGGCGTGCAGACTTCGGCCACATCGACAGCGCAGCCAGGAGATTCGATCCGCCTTGCCAGTTTCAACATTCAGGTCTTTGGACAATCGAAGATTGACAAACCGGATGTGATGAAGGTACTGACTCAAGTAGTCAAGTCGTTTGACATCGTGGCAGTCCAAGAACTTCGCAGTAAAGAACAAGACGTCATCCCCCGTTGGCTGGAAATGATCAACGCCGATGGTTCCCAATGGGCCTCGCTCGTCGGACCGCGCTTGGGACGCACGTCGAGCACAGAGCAGTACGTCTTCCTATACAATACTGCCAAAATCGAATTCATCGAAAAGAGCGACTTCACCATCAACGATCCACACGACTTATTGCACCGCGAGCCGTACGTCGCCTCGTTTCGTACTCGCGTAAATCCTGGCGTCCAGCCGTTTAGCTTCACCTTGATTAACATCCATACCGACCCGGACGAGGTCGACGAAGAGATGGATGCCCTGGGCGAGGTTTATGAAGTCGTCCGCGATGCCAATCCGAACGAAGACGATGTCATCCTTCTAGGTGACTTGAATACCGACTACACCCACCTAGGCATGTTGGGGCAAGTTCCGGGTATCTTTGCCACCGTCCAGGGAACGCCCACCAACACGCGCAAGAGCAAGAGCTACGACAACATCGTCTTCGACCACCGACGTACGACCGAATTCGCCGGTCAGGCAGGCGTACTGGACCTGATGGCTGCCTTTAAGATGACCGAAGATCAAGCGTTGGAAATCTCCGACCACTTACCCGTCTGGGCGACTTTCTCTTCGGTGGAAGCAGGTGGCGGAGCGTTGGCCTCTGCTCCGGCAGGGACAACGCGTTAG
- a CDS encoding DUF6960 family protein yields the protein MAPTDDSIPIQNSEVFPVKPPVVWVMFPRWPEDGDGWIFPQDRHKAEGLIPSDFIFRREVTDDDFYLISYGDVQMKIRPVMMEEVPEPKYKMGEVVELAHQFDVEKTTTGTIYAVRWSDYYQEPQYYLIRGDLKSQNPYLAKDLRPFEPPKEFHAMHEYEPQ from the coding sequence ATGGCACCTACGGACGATTCGATCCCCATCCAAAACAGTGAAGTCTTTCCCGTTAAACCACCGGTAGTCTGGGTGATGTTTCCCCGTTGGCCGGAAGATGGTGACGGTTGGATCTTTCCCCAGGATCGCCACAAAGCAGAAGGCCTGATTCCGAGCGATTTCATCTTTCGCCGCGAAGTCACGGACGACGACTTCTACCTGATCAGCTACGGCGACGTCCAAATGAAGATACGCCCAGTGATGATGGAAGAAGTCCCTGAGCCAAAATACAAGATGGGTGAGGTCGTCGAACTGGCCCATCAATTCGATGTCGAGAAGACAACCACCGGCACCATCTATGCGGTTCGCTGGAGCGACTATTACCAGGAACCGCAGTACTATCTCATCCGGGGTGATCTCAAGAGCCAGAACCCCTATTTGGCCAAGGATCTACGCCCTTTCGAGCCGCCGAAAGAATTCCACGCGATGCACGAGTACGAGCCGCAGTAA
- a CDS encoding sensor histidine kinase — protein MSSHFLSNPTPSSDEPNGAHSTAPPGNDVSKLTPLSQEAQANLWRYIDHLERWRQSIGFEIHDGLTQQITAALLFLEAYDKEKPDSTSLDRCRAILEEALAESRRLIQGLNPKRLDEEGIEAALQEFIKLPSLSTAQIHVEIDRDLPRLAPWQRSCLFRFFQESITNARKHSEAIRIDVSLGQRGQSLIACVQDDGIGFDVESIELTSYGLTGLKQKADLLEGKLTIESAPKHGTKIELCIPVEAINH, from the coding sequence ATGAGTTCCCATTTCCTTTCCAACCCGACACCCTCTTCGGATGAACCGAACGGGGCTCATTCCACCGCTCCACCTGGTAACGACGTGTCCAAGCTAACACCGTTAAGCCAGGAAGCCCAGGCTAATTTGTGGCGATACATCGATCACCTGGAACGCTGGCGACAGTCGATTGGCTTCGAGATCCATGATGGTCTCACGCAGCAGATCACCGCGGCACTTCTCTTCCTCGAGGCTTACGATAAAGAGAAGCCTGATTCGACTTCCCTCGATCGGTGTCGAGCCATCCTCGAAGAGGCACTAGCCGAATCACGACGCTTGATCCAAGGCCTCAATCCCAAGCGTCTTGACGAGGAAGGGATCGAGGCGGCCCTGCAAGAATTCATCAAATTGCCTTCTCTTTCGACCGCTCAAATCCATGTTGAAATCGATAGGGATCTGCCGCGTCTTGCTCCCTGGCAGCGATCGTGCCTATTTCGTTTCTTTCAAGAGTCCATTACGAACGCACGAAAACACAGCGAAGCGATCAGGATTGATGTCTCACTCGGCCAACGGGGGCAGAGCCTCATTGCTTGCGTTCAAGATGACGGCATAGGCTTTGATGTCGAATCGATCGAACTGACTAGCTATGGACTGACCGGACTGAAACAGAAAGCCGATTTACTGGAAGGGAAGCTCACGATCGAGAGTGCCCCAAAACATGGTACCAAGATCGAACTCTGCATTCCGGTCGAAGCAATAAACCATTAA